A single genomic interval of Phaeodactylum tricornutum CCAP 1055/1 chromosome 5, whole genome shotgun sequence harbors:
- a CDS encoding predicted protein, translating to MLSSKRVLYVGGLADSASVQVVRAAFIPFGAVKSLDIPMDYVSGKHKGFAFVELGDPDDVTEAIFNMDGAELLGRTLKVSLAQANQISK from the exons ATGCTCTCCAGCAAACGCGTGTTGTATGTTGGCGGTTTAGCCGACAGCGCTTCGGTACAAGTTGTGCGAGCTGCCTTCATTCCTTTTGGTGCCGTCAAGAGCCTTGATATT CCCATGGACTACGTCTCGGGGAAACACAAGGGATTTGCTTTCGTCGAGCTCGGGGATCCCGACGACGTGACTGAAGCCATTTTTAACATGGACGGGGCCGAGCTGCTGGGACGGACACTTAAAGTGAGTTTGGCTCAGGCAAATCAGATTAGCAAG
- a CDS encoding predicted protein, which produces MDYLNSQEFAKDLLKLASKVKQMLEREPRVVFLQSPAYVFGDIHGNLEDLHFFSDNIWRLGMSLTAGNFLFLGDYVDRGLNCLECVAYLFAMKLQLPGKVFMLRGNHETRDVNGWEEHYGERSFIYQCRNRFGDDLGYRLWEACNQVFDRLPLAAVIDQDIFCVHGGIPRPVSSSTTRIQDILTVPRVAGINPPYEHEDDDYQQVASDCVWSDPASEDQEMTTVDFETGFGDSLRGGGAICFGNKAVTDFLQQQDFSYIMRAHEAHAEGVAISKGARVFTVFSTSQDHNQGSNAMAGCILVDNDKLQVINRSPAYKNQ; this is translated from the coding sequence ATGGATTACCTCAACTCACAAGAGTTTGCGAAAGACCTCTTGAAGCTGGCGTCGAAGGTGAAGCAGATGTTGGAACGGGAACCACGAGTAGTTTTCTTGCAAAGCCCCGCGTACGTATTCGGAGATATCCACGGAAACTTGGAAGATTTGCATTTCTTCTCCGATAATATATGGAGGCTAGGGATGAGCTTGACTGCAGGAAACTTTTTGTTCCTTGGCGACTATGTCGACCGTGGGTTGAACTGCCTGGAATGTGTGGCATACTTGTTCGCCATGAAACTCCAGCTTCCTGGTAAAGTGTTCATGCTCCGGGGAAACCATGAAACTCGGGACGTCAATGGTTGGGAAGAACACTACGGTGAGCGCTCTTTCATTTACCAGTGCCGCAATCGATTCGGCGACGATCTTGGATATCGCCTATGGGAGGCCTGCAATCAGGTTTTTGACCGTCTGCCGCTAGCGGCAGTTATTGACCAAGATATATTTTGTGTCCATGGCGGTATTCCTCGCCCTGTGTCGTCTAGTACGACCCGTATCCAAGACATTCTGACCGTACCTCGGGTTGCCGGTATCAACCCTCCCTACGAGcacgaagacgacgattaCCAACAGGTTGCTTCCGATTGTGTTTGGTCAGATCCCGCCTCGGAAGACCAAGAAATGACAACGGTCGATTTTGAAACAGGCTTTGGCGACTCTTTACGTGGTGGTGGCGCCATTTGTTTCGGCAATAAAGCGGTCACAGACTTTCTGCAGCAGCAGGACTTTTCTTACATAATGCGCGCACACGAAGCGCACGCCGAGGGTGTCGCGATCAGCAAAGGGGCTCGGGTGTTTACTGTTTTTTCGACCAGCCAAGATCACAATCAAGGATCGAACGCTATGGCGGGTTGTATCTTggtcgacaacgacaagctACAAGTTATCAATAGGTCACCTGCGTATAAAAACCAG